A region of the Curvibacter sp. AEP1-3 genome:
TGGCGATCCTTCAAAAGGCTGCGGTCGTCCAACCGCTATCTCTGGATTTACAGAATGGGTTGGTCACTCTTTGTTTCAGATCTCCATCGGTTGGGATTGGCATTTGGAAGTGGAAGGAGACATCGTTCGCTTGATGCGAGCCGATTGCCCTCGAACTAATGTTCAGCTTATCAATTCAGATGGGCGGGATTTCGCCTGGGAACAAAATCTTCAGATTCTCGGGACGATTGTTGACGCGTTACCTTGGGCGATCTCGGTAGAGACCCATTTTCTTCCATCAGACGACGGGCTCGTATCGATGTGACGAGTTTTCTCCCCCGAGCATTCCCCCGTTCCGCCCGAGGGGCGACCTCTTCTAGAGTGCGGCGCGTCCGACCATCTGACGCGCACTCAGTGCACCTCATCTCTTGGTCGTGCCTGCGGATTGTTTCGCCGCCGTGAACATGAACCTACTTTTTTTAGTAGGTTACACCAC
Encoded here:
- a CDS encoding DUF4902 domain-containing protein codes for the protein MHVSESGQVRATVDDLLSVYFFHHFSGLDIEVGDPSKGCGRPTAISGFTEWVGHSLFQISIGWDWHLEVEGDIVRLMRADCPRTNVQLINSDGRDFAWEQNLQILGTIVDALPWAISVETHFLPSDDGLVSM